The genomic stretch CCTCCTTCCGGCAGCTCTTCGAGGACGGCCTGTTCCACGGCGACCCACACCCGGGCAACCTGCTGCTGCTGGAGGACCACCGGCTGGCATTGCTGGACTTCGGCGTGGTGGGCCGGCTGTCGCGCCCCATGCAGGAGACGCTGGTCATGCTGTGCCTGGCGGTGGCGCTCAAGGACAGCGAATCCGTGGCGCGCATCCTCTACCGCGTGGGCGTGCCGGACGCGCGTGCCAACCTGGTGGGCTTCCGCAACGACATCGAGGCGCTGCTCGGCCAGCACCTGGCCACCACGCTGGGACAGGTGGACACGCGCTCGCTGCTGAGGGACTTGCTGGACCTGGCGGTGAAGTACCGCATCCGCATCCCCAAGGAGTACGCACTGCTCAGTCGGGCCTCCGTGTCCACGGAGGGCATGCTGCGCAGCCTGTACCCGGAGATGAACATCATCGAGGTGGCGCTGCCGTACGCCAAGGAGCTGCTCGCCGGGCGCTATGACCCGATGCAGCTCCAGGGCGGACTGATGCGCACGCTGCTGCGCTTCCAGTCCATGGCGCAGGACCTGCCCACGCAGCTGTCGCAGATCCTGCTGGACATGGAGTCCGGCAAGTTCACCGTCACGGTGCGCGCGGACCAGTTCGACAAGCTGAACGAGAACCTGCGCAGCGCGGCGGTGATTGCCTTCATGGGCCTGTGCGCGTGCGGCTTCATCGTGGGCGCGTTCATCTCCTTCGCGCCCAAGCCGTGGATGTACGGCAACATACCGGTGCTCGGCGTGGTGGGCATCGCGGTGGCGGCGGCCTTCTTCGGCGCGGCCATCACCTGGTACCTCTTCGGTGGCCGGGGCCTGGGCAAGGTGCGCTTGAGCCGCTTCCTCAAGAAGCCCAAGCGCCAGTAGCCCGCCGACTCTAGACGGGCCGGCGCCACAGGTCGGCGAGGTCCGCCGGGAGCTGCGAGGCCACGGCCGCCACCTCGTCGTCTGGAATCCGGTCCCGGATGGCGGTGAACACCACCGTCAGGACGCGCAGGGCCTGGTCCATGGGGATGCGCAGGTGGTCCGCCACGTCGGTGATGAACTCCGCGCGGTCCATGCGCTTCGCGTGGGACGGGCCCCGGTGGATGCTGCACGCCCCGAGGATGGCGCCGATGCCGCCCTTCCCCAGCGACCAGAGCAGCTTGAGGTCCTCTCCGTCGGACAGGCGCCGCGCGAGCGTGCAGAACACCGCCTCCGCGCCCTTCCGGGCATCCACCCCATTCACCTGGAATTCGCGGCTGTTGCCCAGTTCGTCCAGGAAGCCTTGGAGGTCAGCGGGCTCTTCACGCTCCTTGACCGGCGTGGCGTTGATGGGGGGTTCGGTGTGCTCCGCCATGGGGCTGCCTCCTTGCGTGCCAGTGCGGCCGTGCCGCGTGCAGTCAGCGCTTGTGATGGT from Myxococcus xanthus encodes the following:
- a CDS encoding DUF2267 domain-containing protein — protein: MAEHTEPPINATPVKEREEPADLQGFLDELGNSREFQVNGVDARKGAEAVFCTLARRLSDGEDLKLLWSLGKGGIGAILGACSIHRGPSHAKRMDRAEFITDVADHLRIPMDQALRVLTVVFTAIRDRIPDDEVAAVASQLPADLADLWRRPV
- a CDS encoding ABC1 kinase family protein, encoding MILQDLNRVRQITVIAARHGFGELAERAGLWRILGRKEKVEVSPEAQRASTARRFRMLLNDLGPTFVKLGQVLSTRADLLPAEYIDELAMLQDHVEPISLEDVREQIEGSLGATVESLFATIDPAPLAAASIAQVHRAVTLEGEEVVVKVQRPGIAERIDSDLGVLRSLARLLEAVVEETGVYTPTGIVDEFDRAIHEELDFINEATNIRAFLENHRERPYLKIPRVYSGLSSRTVLTMEFIRGVKLNPAELSEPERKAIAQNILDASFRQLFEDGLFHGDPHPGNLLLLEDHRLALLDFGVVGRLSRPMQETLVMLCLAVALKDSESVARILYRVGVPDARANLVGFRNDIEALLGQHLATTLGQVDTRSLLRDLLDLAVKYRIRIPKEYALLSRASVSTEGMLRSLYPEMNIIEVALPYAKELLAGRYDPMQLQGGLMRTLLRFQSMAQDLPTQLSQILLDMESGKFTVTVRADQFDKLNENLRSAAVIAFMGLCACGFIVGAFISFAPKPWMYGNIPVLGVVGIAVAAAFFGAAITWYLFGGRGLGKVRLSRFLKKPKRQ